A part of Babylonia areolata isolate BAREFJ2019XMU chromosome 6, ASM4173473v1, whole genome shotgun sequence genomic DNA contains:
- the LOC143283197 gene encoding uncharacterized protein LOC143283197: MQDSWLSKKADEIQSYEDSHDTKCFYDALKAVYGHQSFSSSPLLNVDGTQLLTEKKQILEWWAEHFNNVLNRPANINEEAIAFLPQVEINEDLDTLPTEDEVSKAVKQLSCGKAPGSDAIPAEVYKAGGPAMMQKLTELF, translated from the coding sequence ATGCAGGACAGCTGGCTCAGCAAGAAGGCAGATGAAATCCAGAGCTATGAAGACAGCCACGACACAAAATGCTTCTACGATGCCCTCAAGGCTGTATACGGACACCAGTCCTTCAGTTCCTCACCCCTTCTTAACGTAGATGGGACGCAGCTGCTGACTGAGAAGAAGCAGATTCTAGAGtggtgggctgagcacttcaacaacgtCCTCAACCGTCCTGCCAACATCAACGAAGAGGCCATTGCTTTCCTGCCCCAGGTAGAGATCAACGAGGACCTCGACACCCTGCCCACAGAAGACGAAGTCAGCAAGGCAGTGAAGCAACTCTCCTGTGGCAAAGCGCCAGGATCCGATGCAATCCCTGCTGAGGTGTACAaagcaggaggccctgccatgatgcaaaagctAACTGAACTCTTCTAG